The sequence AACCGCAGTAAACGAAGTTTACAACGGCCGCTTAGCACCAAGCCAAAGCACATCTTTTGGTTTACAAGGCGGCTACAACGGTAGTTTTGATGCGCCAACATGTGAAGTATTACCTTAAGTTTTAGCTAAGGTTAAAGGCGGCTTAGGCCGCCTTTTTTGTTAAGGTGTTAGGCAAATTTTGGGGCGCCCTATAGGGGAAACAGAGTGAAGCCCGAGGCGCAATCATGGCATAATCCTCAAACTCACTCTTTAGTTGGAATTCACTGTTTTATGCTACAACTGCGCGACTACCAACAAGCCTCGGTAGATGCTGTACTTGGCCACTTTCGTAAAAGTGACGACGCAGCGGTATTAGTGCTACCAACCGGCGCGGGTAAAAGCATCGTGATTGCTGAGTTAGCGCGTTTAGCCCGCCACCCCATATTAGTGCTGGCTCATGTGAAAGAGTTGGTCGAGCAAAACCAAAGTAAGTTTAGCGCCTATGGCTTTGAATCTGGCGTATTTGCCGCAGGCCTTGGCTTAAAGCAAACTCAATACCCGGTTACCTTTGCCAGTGTGCAATCGCTTAGTCGCAATTTAGCAGCGTTTTCTGGCTACTATTCTTTATTGGTCATTGATGAATGCCACCGAGTGAGTGACGATACCGACAGCCAATATCAGCAAATTATTCAGCATCTAAAACAGCAAAACCCGCAACTTAAAGTATTAGGTTTAACCGCTACGCCTTATCGGCTAGATAAAGGCTGGATTTATCAGCAGCACTACCATGGCTATGTGCGTGGTAATGCCGAGGCATGGTTTAAAAAGTGCATTTATGAGCTGCCAATGCGCCATCTTATCAGTAAGGGCTATTTAACTAAGCCGCTAGTGGTTGATGCTCCCGCAGCCCGCTATCAATTTGATGAACTCCCTCAGCAATACAGCGAGGCGCAGCTGGACAAGTTTTTAGCTGGCTGCCCTAGAGTGACTCAAGCCATTTGCAAGCAGTTGGTAAAGCTTGCTGAACAGCGCAAGGGCGCAATGGTATTTGCCGCTTCTGTAAATCATGCCAAAGAAGTTGCGCACTATTTGCCCGAAGAGCAAACCGCGGTGATAACTGCTGAAACGCCGCATGCAGAACGAGACAGTTTAATTGAGCGATTTAAGCAACAGCAGCTTAAATTTTTGGTAAATGTATCGGTTCTTACTACGGGTTTTGACGCGCCACACGTAGACTTGATAGCTATACTAAGGCGCACTGCATCGGTAAGTTTATATCAGCAAATAGCTGGGCGTGGCCTACGTTTAAATCAAGGTAAAACCGATTGCTTAATTGTTGATTACGCAGGCAATAATTACGATTTATATCAACCGGAAATTGGCGAAACGAAACCCAATCCTAATAGCACCCTAGTGCAAGTGAATTGCCCGCAATGTGAATTTGCCAATATGTTTTGGGGAATCACCGATAAAGACGGTGACGTTATTGAGCACTACGGGCGGCGCTGCCAAGGTTTAGTTGAAGACCCACTGGACGAAACGAAGCAACAACAATGTAGTTACCGCTATAAATACAAGCAATGCCCACAATGTAATGCCGAAAATGACATTGCTGCTAGGCAGTGCCAAAGCTGTGGCTTTCAGCTAATTGACCCAGACAAACAATTAAAAGATGCGCTGCAGCTAAAAGATCGCAAAGTGCTAAGGTGTAGCGGTATTTCTGCTAGCTGTGAGGGGAATAAACTTAAACTTGTCTATCACGATGAAGATGGCGCAGAACTCAGCGAATCCTTCAATTTTGACTACGCCAAAGCCAAACAGCAATTTAATGCCTTATTTAGTCGTAGAGTCACCGAGCCAACAGCATCAATAAAAGATGCCAAACAAGCCGAAACACTAGTCACTAAGCTGGTGGCTCCCGATTTTGTTATTGCTAAAAAACAAAAACACTACTGGATAATCGAACACCGAATATTTGATTATCAAGGCAATTATAGAAAGGCAAATCAACAGTATTAGCGCTAGATTTTTTAACGAGACTTCTTGTTATTTCTCTTGAAAACAATTATTTACAATATTACCAATAGATAGCTGATGTTTTTATTGATAAGGTTGCTTCTTTTTAATGAAAGGATTCATTGTGAAACGCTATCGTTCAATAAACCCTAAGTTAACTTTGCTGTCTAGTGCTTTATTGTTAGCTGCATGTGCATCTACTCCCGTAGATGAAACACCTAAAGAGCAAACTGCTGTTGTTACCGCCAAAGTTGTATTAAACGGCTTGTATGTTCCAGATTCTCAAGGTGAGCAGGTTGTATATACTCGTGAAGACATGCGTACTATTCATAATCAGTTGAAGCCAGATAGCTTCTATATGAAATGGGCGGGTACTGATTCTAGCGGCATTTTTCGAATGGATAAAAACCTACTTTGGCAACTTGACCATAAAAACAAAACCTACCAAGAATGTGCTCTATCGGGCTGTGTAAGTGGTTATGCTGAGATGCTTGCTAACGCTGACGAGTCAGAAGAAGGTTCAGAAGAGTATGAAAGCTATGAAGATCTTGATTGTAAGGTCGAGCTTACTAAAAATGAATTTGAAGTATTGTCTACTGGTAATAAGCGCCAAATTGGCGGCCAAGCAAGCGAAGAATACAAGGTAAAATGGTCAACAGAGTTTACCGATGAGAAAGGCAAAAAAGATCTAAACTTGCTTCAGTTTGTTTTTTGGACAGCTGATCCTAATGCGGAAATGAAAGAAGCTTGGCGGGTGCATGAAATTGCTACCAATAAGTATCTAGACTCGGTTGGTGAGAATAACCCTTTAGTCCGCCTGTTAGGGCGAGAAGGATTTAAAACCATTAGTGCATTCACCGGTGATACTGAGCAGGCAGACCACTTAGGCTTAAATGCGTTCCAGCAAGAGCTGGCAAAAATCAAAGGCTATCCTTTGTCGATAAAGCTGGAATGGTTTCAAAATATGCAAGCTTGCGCAGACAACAAAAAGAAAGAGAAGCGTGATACCAACATCGACTTTTCTGGTGGATTAGAAGATGCTGCGACCAATTTATTGGGGAATATTGTTAAAAATGCTGCCGATGACATGGTTGAGAAAAAAGTAGATGCTTGGATGAAAGATGCCCGTATACGTTATATCTACGAAGTGAAAACTGTAGAGAATAAGCTAGCACATAACAGCAATTTTGATGTTCCTAACGATTATCAATTATTTGACCGAAACTAAGTTGCGTTAGCATATTAAACAATAAAAGGTTTGTGCTTGGCACAAACCTTTTCAATTACTGCCTAAGTTTATCAGCTAACTCTGGCTTAATTAACGGACTCACAAAGCCCTTGTGTTGCTGTATTTCTTCCAAGCTTAAACCGGTTAACTCATAGGGGAAGACTAGCCATT comes from Agarivorans sp. Alg241-V36 and encodes:
- a CDS encoding DEAD/DEAH box helicase, whose product is MLQLRDYQQASVDAVLGHFRKSDDAAVLVLPTGAGKSIVIAELARLARHPILVLAHVKELVEQNQSKFSAYGFESGVFAAGLGLKQTQYPVTFASVQSLSRNLAAFSGYYSLLVIDECHRVSDDTDSQYQQIIQHLKQQNPQLKVLGLTATPYRLDKGWIYQQHYHGYVRGNAEAWFKKCIYELPMRHLISKGYLTKPLVVDAPAARYQFDELPQQYSEAQLDKFLAGCPRVTQAICKQLVKLAEQRKGAMVFAASVNHAKEVAHYLPEEQTAVITAETPHAERDSLIERFKQQQLKFLVNVSVLTTGFDAPHVDLIAILRRTASVSLYQQIAGRGLRLNQGKTDCLIVDYAGNNYDLYQPEIGETKPNPNSTLVQVNCPQCEFANMFWGITDKDGDVIEHYGRRCQGLVEDPLDETKQQQCSYRYKYKQCPQCNAENDIAARQCQSCGFQLIDPDKQLKDALQLKDRKVLRCSGISASCEGNKLKLVYHDEDGAELSESFNFDYAKAKQQFNALFSRRVTEPTASIKDAKQAETLVTKLVAPDFVIAKKQKHYWIIEHRIFDYQGNYRKANQQY